The sequence GTCCGGGCGCAGGCCGGTCCGGAGGGCCGCCTCCTGGGGGTCCATGCCGGGCTTGACGTATCCGGCGGCGTCGCCGAGGACCCGCAGTCGGGGGCCGACGAGCGGGGTGATCGCGCTGGTCCACAGGTGGGAGCGGGTGCCGTTGGCGTGGGTGAGGGCGAGGAAGGCGTCGTCGTCGACCACCGCGCCGTCGCGCCGCACGTCGATCTCCGCGTACACCGTGTCGACCGGCCCGAAGAGGGTGAGCGCCTGGTCGACGAGGTGGCTGCCGAGGTCGTAGAGGGTGCCGCCGACCTCGGCCGGGTCGGCGAGTTCGCGCCAGCCGGGCTTGGGCTTGGGCCGGAACCGCTCGAAGCGGGACTCGAAGCGGTGCACCCGGCCGAGCGCGCCCTCGCGGACGAGGCGGGCGGCGGTGAGGAAGTCGCCGTCCCAGCGGCGGTTCTGGAAGACGGTGAGCAGGGTGCCGGTCGATCCGGCGAGTTCGCAGAGCTCGCGCGCCTCGGCGGCCGTGGCGGCGAGCGGCTTGTCGACGACGGTGGCGAGCCCGGCCCGCAGCGCGGCGCGGGCGAGCGGGGCGTGGGTGCGGTTGGGGGAGGCGATGACGACCAGGTCGAGCGCGTCGGGGTCGGCGAGCAACTGCTCGGGGGTGTCGACGGCGTGGGCGTCCGGGTGCTCCTGCCGGAGCTGGGCGCGGCGGTCGGGGTTGGCGGTGACCACCGCGGCGAGCCGGAGTCCGGGGGTGGTGGCGATCAGGGGCGCGTGGAAGGCGGAGCCGGCCAGGCCGTAGCCGATCAGACCGACGCGGAAGGGCGGGCGGGAGCCGGGAGCTCCGGGGGCGGCGGGGCGCGCGGAGGTGGTCATGCGCCCTACTCAACCACGGTGTGCCCGGTCGGCCCCGGTTTCGGCGCCGGACCCGGAGCGTCCGGTCCGGCGCGGGAGACCGACGGGCGAACGGTGGGCCGACGGGCGGGGGTGTTGCCGCCGCCGCGGTGGGGGGCGCGGCGGCGGCAGACCCTTGTGGAGACCGACGGTGGTGGCCGCCGGGGCCGGTGCGGGGGACCCGGCGTGGCGCTCACGTTAACCGGGCCGGCCACGCCGTCGAGGGGGCATCGGTGCGGTTAGGGGCGGCTTAAGGAGCCCTTGAGGGGCGGCCGGCCCGGTCCGGCCGGCCGCCGCCGCGGCGAGGGCCCTCCCGCGCTCGGCGCGGGAGGGCCCTCGGGGTTCCCTGGTGGCGAAGGCCGTTGACCGGCCGTCAGATCAGGTCGACCAGGTCCGCGATCGAGTCGACCACCTGGGTCGGCCGGTACGGGAAGCGCTCCACCTCACTGGCCAGGGTGAGGCCGGTGAGCACCAGGAAGGTCGACATGCCGGCCTCCATGCCCGAGACGATGTCGGTGTCCATCCGGTCGCCGATCATCGCGCTCCGCTCGGAGTGGGCGCCGATGGCGTTCAGGCCGGCGCGCATCATCAGCGGGTTGGGCTTCCCGACGAAGTAGGGCTCCACACCGGTGGCCTTGGTGATGAGGGCGGCGACCGAGCCGGTGGCGGGGAGCGCGCCCTCGGCCGACGGGCCGGTCTCGTCCGGGTTGGTGGCGATGAACCGGGCGCCGTCGTTGATCAGGCGGACGGCCTTGGTCATGGCCTCGAAGGAGTACGTCCGGGTCTCGCCGAGGACGACGAAGTCGGGGTCGGTGTCGGTGAGCACGTAGCCGACGTCGTGCAGCGCGGTGGTCAGTCCGGCCTCGCCGATCACGTACGCGGTGCCGTTCGGGCGCTGGTCGGAGAGGAACTTCGCGGTGGCCAGCGCGGAGGTCCAGATGTGCTCGGCGGGGACGTCCAGGCCCATCCGGGAGAGCCGGGCGTGCAGGTCGCGCTGGGTGTAGATGGAGTTGTTGGTGAGCACCAGGAACGGCTTGCCGGACTCACGCAGCCGCTTGATGAAGGCATCGGCGCCGGGGATCGGCACGCCCTCGTGGATGAGGACCCCGTCCATGTCGGTCAGCCAGGTGTCGATGGGCTTGCGGTCTGCCACGGTGGTGTCTCCTAGGTCTTGCGATGGTTCGAAAATCGCACCGGACCGGACACCAGCGGCCGGCCGGGCGCCAATGGCTGCCCCAACGACGATCAGCCTAGTCGTCCCGGGCCGCTGCCCCTAGGGCCCGACGACCGGTGGACCGGGGCGGTGGGCCGGCGCGGGCTGGTCTAGCCTCTGCACTGCTGTCGCGGGCCCCGCATCGGTCGATGTCCTGGGCGGGCCCGTTCGCTGTGTGCACCGAGGAGGGGCGGATGAGCACCACGGGGGAGCTTCCGGCGGGGGCCGAGGAATCGGCGGTCCGGACGGGGGAGCGGTCGGAGGGGAGACGGCCGGGCGCGAAGGAGCCGGAGGAGAGCCGGGCGGAGGGGGAACGGCCGGAGGGGGAACGGGCGGACGAACAGCGGGCCGGGGAACTGCCGGAGAAGCGGGTCACCTGGGCCGAGCTGTACTTCGACCTGATCTTCGTCTTCGCGATCACCCAGGTCTCCGGACTGCTGCACCACCACCACGACCCGCTCGGGATCGTGCAGGCGCTGGTGGTGTTCGTCCCGGTCTACTGGTGCTGGGTCGGCACCACCGTGCAGGCCAACATCCGCGACGTGGACACCCCGCGCGACCGGCTGGGCATCCTGGCGGTCGGGTTCACCGGCCTGGTCATGGCGCTCGCGGTGCCCGGCGCGTACGGGAACCGGGGCGTGTTGCTCGGTGCCGGGTACTGGGCGGCCCGGGTGGTGCTGCTGCTCCTGCTGGCCCGGATCCCGGGGGTCTGGCGCGGGCCGTACGGGGTCGGGGTGCTGGTCAGCGGGCCGCTGCTGGTGGCGGGCGGGCTGCTGCCGGAGGGGCCGCGGGTCCTGCTCTGGGGGCTGGCGGCGCTCTGCGACCTGGCCGGGCCGGTGGTGTTCCGCAACAAGCTGGCGAAGGTCGCCTACCACCCCTCGCACATGCCGGAGCGGTTCGCCCTGTTCCTGCTGGTCGCGCTCGGCGAGTCGATCGTCGGGATCGGCGCGAGCGCGGCGGCGGTGCGGCTGGACGCGGCCGAACTCGTCGCGGTCACGGCCGCGTTCACCATCTCGGCCGGGCTCTGGTGGCAGTACTTCGTGTTCGCGGCCGACGCCATGCGGCACGCCGTCACCGTCGCCGACTCGCGCCGGGACATGGTCCGCCGGGTCTTCCAGTACGGGCACCTGGCGCTGGCGGCCGCGGTGATCGCGGTGGCGGTGGGCATCGGCGAGACGGTCGCGGATCCCCGCCGGGCGCTCGGGGCGGGGTCGGTGGGCCTGCTGTACGGGGGCTGCGGGCTCTACCTGCTGACCTTCGGCTACACCCGGTGGATGATGTTCCGCTCGGTGGCGACCACCCGGGTCGTGGCGGCGGCCGTGGTGCTGGCGCTCGCCCCGGCCATGGTGCGCTGGCCCGCGCTCGCCGCGCTGGTGGCGCTCGCGGTGGTGCTGGTGACGCTGAACGTGGTCGAGCACGTCCTGGTGGCCCGGGCCGCGGCGGCGGAGGCGGTCGGCGAACGGGGCGCTGAACCGGGCGCGGAACCGGCCGCGGAAGGTGCCGCGGAAAGGGCCCGGAAGCCCTCCGGCGAAGCGGTCGGGGACCCGGTTGTCGGTGGGCCTGTGTAGCGTTCGGGGTGAAAGAGGGCGTACGGCGCGAGGGGCGCGATATGCCCGCAGGTCGGGGCGGTGCCGCGGTGAGCGGCCGTCCGGTGGGAGGTAGATGTCGTCGTGACGGACACGGTCGAGGCGAACGTGGGCGGGGCGGAATCGGGAGCCGGTCTGGAGCTGCCGGAGTCCTGGCGGGAGGTGCTGGGCGCCGAGACGGAGAAGCCGTACTTCGCCGAGCTGGCGGCCTTCGTGGCGGCCCAGCGCGCGGAGCACCAGGTCTTCCCGCCGAGCGGGCAGGAGTTCTCCGCACTGGAGGCCACGCCGTACGAGAAGGTCCGGGTGCTCGTGCTCGGCCAGGACCCGTACCACGACGACGGCCAGGCCCACGGGATGAGCTTCTCGGTGCTGCCCGGCACCAGGACGCCGCCCTCGCTGCGCAACATCTTCAAGGAGCTGGACGCCGACCTCGGCGTTCCGGCGCCGGACAACGGCTACCTGATGCACTGGGCCGAGCAGGGCGTGCTGCTGCTCAACGCGGTGCTCACGGTCCGGGCGCACGAGGCCAATTCGCACAAGGCCAAGGGTTGGGAGAAGTTCACCGACGCGGTGATCAAGGCGGTCAGCGAGCGCGAGGAGCCGGTGGTCTTCGTGCTCTGGGGCAACTACGCCAAGAAGAAGCTCCCGCTGATCGACACCGGGAAGCACGTGGTGGTCCAGGGCGCGCACCCGTCGCCGCTGTCCGCCAAGCTGTTCTTCGGCAGCCGCCCGTTCTCGCAGATCAACACCGCGCTGGAGGGCTTCGGGGTCGACCCGATCGACTGGCGGATCCCGGACCTCAAGCAGGCCTGAGTAGGGCCCCGCGGAGGCGTTCCGGCCGGCCCGCTGCTGATGGGTCGTCTCCTCGCCTCCGGCCGCCCGCCGTTCACCTTCCGGTGGACGGCGGGCGGTGCCCGGTGTGCGAAGCTGGGGCCGGACGACCTGGTCACCGGACCGGGGCTGGGAGGGGCGGTACGTGCGCCGAGTCGGGCGAGGGGCTGGATTCCGGGCGGCCGTGGGGGCGGTCCTGCTGGGGCTCGTGGCGGGGGCCGTGGGCTGCGGCGCCGGGGGGAGTCCGACAGGAGCGGGAGCGCCGGCCACGGTGCCCGCGACACCCGAGGTGCCCGCGCCGGTCGCGCCCGGGGGGCCGGCACCCGGCGCCCCGCCGCAGCTCCCCGGCCAGACCTTCTACGTCTCCGACCGGACCGCCGCCGCCCAGCAGGTGACCGCGCTGCGCGGCCAGGGCCGGACGACGGAGGCGGACACCCTGCTGCGGATCGCCGCCCGGCCCTCCTCGCAGTGGCTGACCGACGGGGCCGCCCGGGGCACCGCCGAGCAGGTGAGCCGGCGCGCGGCCGAGGCCGACCGGACACCGGTCTTCGTCGCGTACGACATCCCGCACCGGGACTGCGGTCTCTACTCGGCCGGCGGAGCCACCGACGCGGCCGCGTACCGGGACTGGGTCACCGGGATCGCGGAGGCGCTCGGTGACCGCCGGGCCTGGGTGGTGCTGGAGCCCGACGCGGTCGCGCACACCCTGGACGCCTGCGGGGTCAAGGGCGATGCCGCCGCCGAGCGCTACGGCCTGCTGGCCTTCGCCGTCCAGGAGTTGAAGAAGCGTCCGCAGGTGCGGGTCTACCTGGACGCGGGCAACCCCGGCTGGGTGCAGGACCAGGCGGCCCTGGCCGGGGCCCTGCGCAAGTCCGGGGTCGCGGCGGCCGACGGCTTCGCGCTGAACGTCTCCAACTTCTACGCCACCGACCGCGCCACCGCGTACGGGGCCCAGCTGTCCGCCCTGCTGGACGGCAAGCACTTCGTCGTCGACACCAGCCGCAACGGCAACGGCCCGCTGAGTGCGGAGGCGTGGTGCAACCCGCCCGGCCGCGCGCTCGGCACGCCGCCCACCACGGAGACCGGGCAGCCCGGGGTCGACGCCTTCCTCTGGATCAAGAACCCGGGCGAGTCGGACGGCGAGTGCGCCCGGGGCGAGCCCCGGGCGGGCGAGTTCTGGCTCCCGTACGCGCTCGGCCTGGCGACGGCCGCCGCCACGGGGTAGGCGGCGGCCGGACGTCCGCGCGGCGGGAATTGTCAGACAACCCCTAGCCGGCCGTGCCGAGGAAGGACTCCCAGCCGCCGGCCGGCGCCTGCCCCACGTTGAGGGTGCGCAGCTTGCGCAGGGTGGACTGGTCCTGGACCTCCAGCCACTCGACCAGCTGCTTGAACGAGACCAGCCGGACCTCGGGCTTGCCCGCGATCGTCTTGAGGGTCTCCTCGACGGCGTCCATGTAGATGCCGCCGTTCCACTGCTCGAAGTGGTTGCCGATGAAGAACGGCGCGCGGTTGCCGTTGTAGGCGCGGTCGAAGCCGGCCAGGTAGGAGTCCCTGGCCTGGGTGCGCCAGTCGTTGAACTTGGCCGGGTCCCCGTTGGTGACCTTCGACTGGTTGGCCAGGATGTTGTAGTCCATCGAGAGCACCTGGAAGGTGTGCCCGGGGAACGGGATGCTCTGCAGCGGGAGGTCCCAGACCTTGCCGTCCTGCACCTTCTGGGGCCAGATCTGCTGGCCGCCCGAGGAGCTGGCGTCGTACTTCCAGCCGAGGGCGGCGGCCGTCGGCAGCAGGGCCTTCTGCCCCTCCAGGCACGGGGTGCGGCCGCCGATCAGTTC comes from Streptomyces sp. TLI_053 and encodes:
- a CDS encoding low temperature requirement protein A translates to MSTTGELPAGAEESAVRTGERSEGRRPGAKEPEESRAEGERPEGERADEQRAGELPEKRVTWAELYFDLIFVFAITQVSGLLHHHHDPLGIVQALVVFVPVYWCWVGTTVQANIRDVDTPRDRLGILAVGFTGLVMALAVPGAYGNRGVLLGAGYWAARVVLLLLLARIPGVWRGPYGVGVLVSGPLLVAGGLLPEGPRVLLWGLAALCDLAGPVVFRNKLAKVAYHPSHMPERFALFLLVALGESIVGIGASAAAVRLDAAELVAVTAAFTISAGLWWQYFVFAADAMRHAVTVADSRRDMVRRVFQYGHLALAAAVIAVAVGIGETVADPRRALGAGSVGLLYGGCGLYLLTFGYTRWMMFRSVATTRVVAAAVVLALAPAMVRWPALAALVALAVVLVTLNVVEHVLVARAAAAEAVGERGAEPGAEPAAEGAAERARKPSGEAVGDPVVGGPV
- a CDS encoding glycoside hydrolase family 6 protein, giving the protein MPATPEVPAPVAPGGPAPGAPPQLPGQTFYVSDRTAAAQQVTALRGQGRTTEADTLLRIAARPSSQWLTDGAARGTAEQVSRRAAEADRTPVFVAYDIPHRDCGLYSAGGATDAAAYRDWVTGIAEALGDRRAWVVLEPDAVAHTLDACGVKGDAAAERYGLLAFAVQELKKRPQVRVYLDAGNPGWVQDQAALAGALRKSGVAAADGFALNVSNFYATDRATAYGAQLSALLDGKHFVVDTSRNGNGPLSAEAWCNPPGRALGTPPTTETGQPGVDAFLWIKNPGESDGECARGEPRAGEFWLPYALGLATAAATG
- a CDS encoding uracil-DNA glycosylase, whose translation is MTDTVEANVGGAESGAGLELPESWREVLGAETEKPYFAELAAFVAAQRAEHQVFPPSGQEFSALEATPYEKVRVLVLGQDPYHDDGQAHGMSFSVLPGTRTPPSLRNIFKELDADLGVPAPDNGYLMHWAEQGVLLLNAVLTVRAHEANSHKAKGWEKFTDAVIKAVSEREEPVVFVLWGNYAKKKLPLIDTGKHVVVQGAHPSPLSAKLFFGSRPFSQINTALEGFGVDPIDWRIPDLKQA
- a CDS encoding HAD-IIA family hydrolase, translating into MADRKPIDTWLTDMDGVLIHEGVPIPGADAFIKRLRESGKPFLVLTNNSIYTQRDLHARLSRMGLDVPAEHIWTSALATAKFLSDQRPNGTAYVIGEAGLTTALHDVGYVLTDTDPDFVVLGETRTYSFEAMTKAVRLINDGARFIATNPDETGPSAEGALPATGSVAALITKATGVEPYFVGKPNPLMMRAGLNAIGAHSERSAMIGDRMDTDIVSGMEAGMSTFLVLTGLTLASEVERFPYRPTQVVDSIADLVDLI
- a CDS encoding Gfo/Idh/MocA family oxidoreductase; this encodes MTTSARPAAPGAPGSRPPFRVGLIGYGLAGSAFHAPLIATTPGLRLAAVVTANPDRRAQLRQEHPDAHAVDTPEQLLADPDALDLVVIASPNRTHAPLARAALRAGLATVVDKPLAATAAEARELCELAGSTGTLLTVFQNRRWDGDFLTAARLVREGALGRVHRFESRFERFRPKPKPGWRELADPAEVGGTLYDLGSHLVDQALTLFGPVDTVYAEIDVRRDGAVVDDDAFLALTHANGTRSHLWTSAITPLVGPRLRVLGDAAGYVKPGMDPQEAALRTGLRPDGTLPWGADDPAQYGTLGTDGSTTPLPTDPGDYPAFYAGVAAALDDPGTPPPVDPRDAVATLTVLEAARASAATGTTVRLENVPA